CTCTTCCCTCTCGCTACATCCAGTGGCAGCGCAACCGAAGGAACGCCTCGGAAATAACAGACTCCGCTCTCGTGGTTGGTTTAACGCGACGTCGAGTTGCATCGCCTCTATTGGTCACTTCTCACCGCCAGCTTTGACAACACTCGCGAACGACTATACACGTTATACCCCGCAAATTGAATTTCGAAGCACTAATTAGACCACTGCGCCGCGCACGTGTACATATACCGCACTGGATTAACTCGAGCGCAGAGTTTCCAGACCTTCCGCGGGGATGCTCAAGCTTCGCAAAGGACTTTCGGAGTCGTGGCTGAATAAACGACCTCTTACTCTTTTTAGTTCGTTCGGTTCTCGAGTCTCGACTTGGAATTGCATCAACGAGTAATGGGAATGGAATCGCGTGCGGAGAAAGATTTAATTTGCCGGTATTCAAATCTTCGATCGGCTATGCACGTGGGTGAAAGGCGAAACTGCTGAATTGATTCCAGTTTTTTATGCCCCTCTTGTTTagcatttcaaaattattggCTCTTATAACTCGCCGGATCGAGAATCCGTATGTGCATACGGTTCTGGAAATGCGGGGGTGAATCGCTTCGAGTAGGTTTTTACTAATGATATTTTAATGATAGGAGCTTTTGTGTTTCAGGATGGATCCATGCGCTGGCGGATAGGTTGAAAATGCCGGACGTTACAAACGTAACCCACGCGGAAAGTTACATTACCGCGCTCTACTTCACATGCAGTAGTTTAACTTCCGTGGGCTTCGGAAACGTTTCCGCCAACACAACATCCGAGAAGGTCTTCTCAATATGCACGATGCTCGTCGGAGGTACGCCTCTTAGAGATGTACCATTTACACTCTTACACACAGTTGCACGAAGTCattgcattgaaaaataacgtctcgtttccTTTTTTCACACGACAGCTTTGATGCACGCCGTGGTATTCGGTAACGTGACGGCTATCATACAGCGTATGTACTCACGAAGATCGCTATACCAAACCAAGTGGCGAGATCTGAAAGACTTCTTGGTGCTGCATCAAATCCCGGACGAACTGAAGCAAAGGATGCAAGACTACTTTCAGACCATGTGGTCCTTGAATCACGGGATAGATATTCATGAGGTGGGAATGGTAGCAAACTTGTTTGTTGTGGTTAACCTCACGACACACTTACAGACCTTAATTCTCCCTCTTTTGTTCAGGTCGATCGTTTTCCCTCTGAAAAAAGTATCCTGCATGCGTGAACaatctttttacttttttgttattgtatcCAGCTCcttaaaagaaataacattCACAGCACGTCCCCGTTATCAACGTAACTCAACCAAATTTCAAATCCTCAATAAATTCCtcagagtgaaaaaaattgtgtaTACACCGCGTTGGAATTCAAACACGTTCACAACTCTCGATTACCCTCGAACGTCGCATCCGTACTCACGTCTTGCGATCTTTTTCCCCCCTTTATCGACAGACACTGAAGGAATTTCCGGAAGAGCTGCGGGGCGACGTGTCGATGCACCTCCACCGCGAGATTCTAAGTCTACCGATCTTCGAGGCTGCCTCACAGGGATGTCTGAAACTCCTGTCGCTCCACATACGCAGCATCTTCTGCGCGCCCGGTGAATTTCTCATCCACAAAGGCGACGCTCTGTCCTACATCTACTACCTCTGCAACGGCTCCATGGAAGTCGTGCAGAACGAGATGGTCGTTGCCATTCTGGGTAAGTTCCATATTTTCTCACTTTATGAAACGATCGATTTTTTGAAGTTGTAGGAAAAAGTATggcttataaaattattataaacacgAGTGCACCGTAACTTAAAATACCATAATTCGCGCTCTCGTGGCTTTTCGCTCAGAGCTATATCGCACTCCCGAGAGTATAGTAGCAGGTTTATGTGGTGGAAAATAAATGAACCCGTATATACGCCGTTGAAAAAATAGCTCCTCGCTGCAGCTGATGGCTTTCCTTTTTTCGCGAAATACTGCCGTCGCGCTCATTATTAATCGAGCTTTTTCAAAGACGCTGCAACGGCCATCCTCGCAGAAATGACCTACTTATCAAATGTAACTGCAAGCGCCGAAGCCGCAAAATTCAACGCGAAAGTGTTTGTTTCCCTtagacgagaaaaaaaaagacggTGTATTGGGAGCGGGGTCGGCTGAGATGAAGAGCAGTCATGAACATTCGCTTGGTCTAAACCGGGAGGCACTTGACTGATCCTAAACCGAATAATAGAACGCCAAGCCACTACGTGTATTAGGCCACGATTTCAATAATATACCGCGGAGAGTTTCGAAATTTGAGCTGCGCTACATAGTTTGCCAAGCGATTAGCCTCTACTGTTTCAAAGCGTTCACGGCCTGTCTCGGACGATAACGTTCTCACTTGGCTATCCTTACAGGCAAAGGCGACCTGGTCGGCTGCGACATCAACGTGCACCTGCAGCACGGCAGCAACGGGGGCGGCAACGTGGTCAGCAGTTCCGGTGGCAACGACGTCATCGTCAAATCGAGCTGCGACGTCAAGGCGCTGACCTACTGCGACCTCAAATGCATCCACATGCAGGGACTGGTCGATGTGCTGCGACTCTACCCGGAGTACCAGCACGAGTTCGCCCACGACATCCAGCACGACTTGACCTACAACCTGCGCGAGGGCTACGAGGCCGAGGTGATGATGCGATTCGATTTCGCCTTCTTGTTATTCGTTTTACCATCATCTACATGCGCGTTTCGGACACCCTTGTTATTATATGTGGACATCTGTCTCGAGATCTGGGCGATACATGTCCCTCCTTTTTCTCTGTATACAGCTTTAAAGCAATACACGTCATATATATTAATCGTTGAGCCCTATATTATCTATATGTATGATTGTTTATATGAGTACGTTTATTAATGCCAAGATTCAAGGTAGTATACACATTTTTCAAACGTCGTATAAGCTTTTCGCTTCTTGCGTTTATCTTGTTTTTCTCTCACCGCGCGATTGCTCGGGCACGGACGGCGTTCACTAAGTGAAATCGCGCACTGTCCGACCAATCACGCGTGTTTCTACTCGTAAGCATCGTATACAGATCCTTTTTAGCTCGCAtgctagttttttttttgtatcttTATAGTCATATCTTTCACAAGTATACAACTCGAACGATTATTTACCATCACGTACACACGACGCATCACAGAACTGCCAGCGAAATCAATCATATTCTACCTCTTCTATTATTATGCAAGCTAATCACGCACGCTCCGAAAATTCCGCAAAATTCACGAAAGTTCAATTATACGAGTCTGCAGTGAAACGCGAGCCAAATTAGCAGTATCGCGAGCTCAATTAGCGAGCGATCGATTTGTCACTCGTGCACGATATACCGAGTCTATTACAAACACAATATGGCCTAGCATGAAAATCGCCAGCCAGATGATAAACGAGCTTTTTCCGAGCTGTCGTAGTGTGTAGTAGACGAGTCGCGAAATAACGTTAGGGCCCGAATTCGCTCGACTAATTCCACGATCGTTCACCCAAAACAGCAGGAATCGGAGATAAACGGTGGCCCCTCGCTGACGCTGCCGTCGATAAGCGAGGACGACGAGAACGTGCCGGAAGAGGGCGAGACGTCGCCGCTCTCGCCGCCCAACAGGTCACCCCTCCACGCGTCGTCGAGTCCGCGACACGCCAAGTTCAGGtgcgtatattatatatttgctTCGAATCGAGAATATCGCATACTCATGGCTATTTTGTCTCCATCAGGGACGAATACCAGGGCAAGCGGCCGCCGAGGGGAGTGCTGAAGGGCAGAAGCCAGCTGCCACCGCAGGAATCGGCGGAGGAGCACATCCGTGGCTCAGTCGAGCGACTGGACACGCAGGTGCTGACGCTGCACCAGGACGTCGCGACGCTGAGCTACGAGGTGCGCAACGCGATCCAGGCGCTGCAGATCCTGGCGAGCTCACCGCAGAGCAATCCTAATCTGCCGATGCCCGGTCGTGGCGGCAGCAGCGGGGTTCTGGCCCGAAGTTCCTCCCATCCACCGGACGCGCTGTGCTGGAATCCGCCGGCGAAACTCGTCAGCCAGTCGACGCAAACCGACTGGCCGACGGATCTGCTAGAGGCCTGGGTGCGCTCGGACCCTCACCGCGTCCTCAGGATCCTCGGCCTCGACCCCGAGCTCGTGCTGCGACCGGCGCCTCAGCAGCATCAGCTCGCGATTATGACGCCTGCCTCGCCCACGCCCTCGCCCtcgtcgccgccgcctccACCATACGAGCCGCTCTCGCCGTTGCTCGGATCGCCGGCCCAGTCGCCCTCGCAGTCGCCAGGTATGACGGGGACGCTATACGAGttgatttgaaaatttcagatAAAGTCACAAATGTTTACACGACGATCCAAAAGAAATTTCAGGCGGCGTGAACTACCCGTTCGAGCGTCGCCGCTCGGGCCAGCAAGCTCAGCAAGGTCCGCCCAGCTGCTGGGACAACACGACGGCGCACGCAAAAGCGCAGCACCGCTTCAGCGCGGGCGACGCCGACAGATCCTCGTCCCTGTATCAGGCCTTCAAGGCCCTCCGCCGACTGCCCGAGTCGCGTTCTCTCACCTTTGACCCCTCCGATAGCTGAGCCGAGCCCTTCTACCCTGGTtggtatatttttaattaaaacccCAGGCTCTGCCAAGTATGACACATTTCCGCATTAATTAAAACTGCGATTTCGCGCGCAGGGCGCCAACCCAGCGGGGAAGATTCATCAACGGACGGCGGCACCGAGATCTAAAGGGCTCCGCCAACCATCGCACGCAAAGTATCCGATGACGTCGTTGCACGCttctatttttgtatattctTCTTGCCACAAAGCTAGAACGCGGAGggacagacacacacacacacgacacGGCAGCTGCTTCACCTATACTGCGAGCGAACGAGAAGTCGCTCCTGCGTACACGCGTAACACTATAAGTACTGCCCAGAATATTGCGCGAGACTCTATGTGCAAATGGGCGGAGGAATCGCGCTCAAGCGTACACTGTATAATATGGATGACCGTCCGTTCGAGCAACGGATTATAAGTTTTATCTTATTTCGTTTCGGAGAGACTCGGTTCTTTGTCGAGCTTTGTCATACGTATTATGCTCTTGGTCGTATGTCGTATACTTTGGAAAAGGCACTTTTCATCCAAAGCATAATACCCTTGCGTTACGGGAAAGAAGATGCGGGATTCGAGTGCCTTTTTCACTGCTTTTCTCGAGTTGTTTCCACACCTTTCCTTCGGTTTCTCTCGGTAAAGCTGTACGTTAAGTGATATACTATGATATCGTTTTGGTACTTCTCTACACTGTCTCTGAAATTTTAGGTATGAATGTATATGATGACGTTTCCTTCTCGCTCATGTAAATCATCAAATTATGCTTCGGAGCGCAGAACGCACAAAAGTACTGAGGATCCTCTATATATCATCCCCACACATATCGTCACATCATATCTTTATCGCGAATACATATCGGATGAATGTAATGTATAACTTGTTGCTTCACACACATAGGTAGCCGCACAACACCCGACATATCTCTATTTCCGAATTCATTATATGAGCACAAACTCGAGGTGCAGATTATCGCGTTTCTCCGTTTTATCGATCATTATATAACGTATTTGGCtctttgtatttttcttatatactGTAGATTTTTTAAAGGAGATTCGATGACGGgcaaaatttgatatattGCTTACGTTTCTCAAgtgtaattattataatgcATAAACAACTAAGTCTTTTTTGAGGGGAAGTTTACATTCGTTATAATATGCTtagtaaaaatgtaataagaaAACAGTCCGCGCTTTTAGCTTTCTTTACGATAAACACACAGACACTTGGAGAATCGCTTTCGTGCAAAATATTTTGAGGGATAAGTGACTTGGATTATACACTTATTATCGACTGAAACACACACgacgtataaataaaattaattaataataatatttgtatgaatataataattacaaatttttgtacattCGAATGTTTGATTCTTCTAGCACTTAGTTTTTAATGAAGTACACGAAATGCTTAATCAAATCCATATAAGTATAACCCTATAGTTTCGATCGATAATGCTTCAGTCGATATAGAATACTATTATTTCAGAACAGTTCAATCCTCTGTACAAAATTGCAAAGCGTTCGTTCTTCCGCGATAAAAGACTCCATAATCATTCCATAATTTAAGTGCGTCTATATACTTCATGCTGTGATGAGTTAGGGAAGGAGAAAGATTATCATTTTAACTCTGCACGCAGATCATTCGTCGAAAGTTTACCAAAAGCTCGAGGTGTTCCGAGCAATTGTATAATATTAGACGtatggaaaattaaaaaaaaatgaaactaaCGACAACGTTCTCCGAAAAATCGCTGTTCACTGTGTACTCAAGCTACAGTCGTGAACAGAAAATTAACGCAAAGAGATACAAATGCGCGGGAACTTGATAATATGTAGCAATAACTTCCACCAAACACTTCGATGTATAATACAATTAAATGTGTGTCGAGCGATCGTCAAAAATGTATTTCTCCCTCAAACCTGCGCGGTAATTGTTCTCAAAATATAAGCGTTGATCTCTAAAAATAACTCTGCGACTTTCCGAATTTCTGAATCCACTGTGATCGAGGATCGACGGATGACGTCCGAAAAGTTCGCAACTACTGCATGTAACCTCGAGAATAAACTCTCGAGGCGGGGAGTAGTCGATCGATTTCGGAAAAACTCGTGTAAAATGTACAGAAGCGTACTTGTAAGAAAACGTACGCATGAGATAATTGTAAGTATTCTATATAGCTGAGCGCTTAGTAagtgtttgtaaataaatgaagGGAAAAAAATGTGATGGCGGCACGGCTACAAAGCCATGCACGATATCTTATTGGTTCAATTTTCCGCGCCGTACATTGTGAGAGCTCGACACGTCGACTGTccgaaaataaatgaaaaatattcatcGCTGGTCGAAGAATAAACATATGgaaataaatatctttttcACTGAGACTGAATCGCATTTtactaaatatgtaaacggaATAAGCTATACTAAACATTTGCTATAAATGATTCAAATGAATGACGAATACGTATTGTTCCCAATCGCGAATTTGTCATCTCAACTGTATAAACAACCGGAATGTTTGCAAATTATCGAAACATAGTCATTCTTGATAACTGTCTCAATACCagatacaaattttatagatACACAAGTATGCAAAagcaaagaaataaaattacacGCACACGCTTTACAAACTCGTGATGTCGTCTGGTCACAATTTACGGCGGGCAGtcgttttataaatatttcatatattttattatactattTCTATGCTCTCTATACGCGTTATgattaaaaagaaaagctaATTGTAATGTAGTAGATGAAATCGATTGTACGTGTCGGAActcctatatatacacatcttTTTACACTCTTCGTCGATCCCGAATGTATAGAGGAAAATAGTAATGTTATAACGAGACGGATCTTACAGAGATAtgtacttattattattatatatctaaaaataattaagacaTTTTTCCACCACACATACCTATATACAGTAGAAGCTTTCGTCTTTTCGAATCGGTACGAGATTTTTGTACCCACAGGAGCGGAAGTGAACTGGCCAGATGAAGTGTTCCATTTCACGCATCATCTCTGCCAACCCCTTTCGCTCCGTCGGCAAAAATATAAAGTACTGGACGGAATGAAGCACATCTTTTTCCCCATTGTTGAGATATCTTTCGCGGAAGTCTATATTTTCGAACAACACTGCAAATTGACATTTATAAAACTATGGATATAAATATATGGACTCTTGCGTATAATATTTCCGGAATTGAGGTATTGAGGAAGTAAGTTATTTCCTGTATAGATTTAAAGCGATTTCTGTTCGAGCTAAATGTTGCAATGTGAAAGTTATTGATTTGAAAAACCGTTTATCAATCTCTCAATTAAGTCGTAAGCCGTAATAAACGTTAAAGATATAAAGTTATGAAGattttacataaaaagaagcaaaataaataaacaataaagaTATAGTAGTCAATACTAAAAAGTAACTctgtaaaattatataaaatgttgttatttcaataaaataaagtatataaATGCATATAAATATTCTCATAACTAGCCGAATATATTTTACTAGacatttaaaatcaacgaGTTCTTATCAGCTATCTTCTCAATACCTCTGTTCCGATGTTTCCACGAGAACCTTTACCGTCTGTTTCATCGAGCCGACAAAAAACCACAGTGCAATGTAAGAGTACAGCGTTCGAAATGAAATAAATGTATCGTACATGATGGACAAAGAATAAACACGAGTTACTCCAGCTTCGGAAATATTTTGTGAATCGTTCGTTTTCGAGAAAGAGTTCGTATATCCAATAACGTTGGCTGCAAAAAAAATGTCGAGTATATACGCTGGCCTTGTGTATTTTATCAAGAAAGAGTTGCGTATGTTTTGaaaagtcgagagagagatatatagtTGATGCGCAAAGACATATGAGAAACTGTATAACCGCAgtaagtatattatattgtaaGAAGAAGCGTCAAAATGTTGAAATGTTGTTTCCGACACTGAGCGTGTAAAAGAAACGGTAGTTATGCAgaaaaagtgtacaaaaaataaaaccagagttaaaaaaaaagatatgggcgagaaaaagttataaaataatCGAGATGGTCGCGACGCACGTTTATACGCGCGTGCAAAAATCTAGTCCACAGTAGAGTAAGATAGGCCTTAATTATATAATGTGATAATCttggaaaaataat
The sequence above is a segment of the Nasonia vitripennis strain AsymCx chromosome 3, Nvit_psr_1.1, whole genome shotgun sequence genome. Coding sequences within it:
- the LOC100122376 gene encoding potassium voltage-gated channel subfamily H member 8 isoform X8 — encoded protein: MPARKGLLAPQNTFLDTIATRFDGTHSNFVLGNAQVPTIYPIVYCSDGFCELTGFARAQIMQKGCACKFLYGPETKEEEKAMIDKSLESKTELKLEVVFYKKSGAPFDCLLDIVPIKNEKGDVVLFLASHKDITHTKSLQLCELYDSDANGNLDPEAPPANYGRRRSRAVLYQLSGHYKQDNKHNKHKIKLNNTLLSSSTTPLPEYKTTTLKKSQFILSHYGLFKTCWDWLLLIATLYVAVVVPYNASFINTDRPTMVSDVVVEVIFIIDIVLNFRTTYVSRKGEVVSNSKSIALNYIKSWFLIDLVAALPFDLLYASDVYSGEESGHSHIHLVKLTRLLRLARLLQKMDRYSQYSAIILTLLMLFFTLVAHWLACIWYVIAEKERMRHDKDWDLGWIHALADRLKMPDVTNVTHAESYITALYFTCSSLTSVGFGNVSANTTSEKVFSICTMLVGALMHAVVFGNVTAIIQRMYSRRSLYQTKWRDLKDFLVLHQIPDELKQRMQDYFQTMWSLNHGIDIHETLKEFPEELRGDVSMHLHREILSLPIFEAASQGCLKLLSLHIRSIFCAPGEFLIHKGDALSYIYYLCNGSMEVVQNEMVVAILGKGDLVGCDINVHLQHGSNGGGNVVSSSGGNDVIVKSSCDVKALTYCDLKCIHMQGLVDVLRLYPEYQHEFAHDIQHDLTYNLREGYEAEESEINGGPSLTLPSISEDDENVPEEGETSPLSPPNRSPLHASSSPRHAKFRDEYQGKRPPRGVLKGRSQLPPQESAEEHIRGSVERLDTQVLTLHQDVATLSYEVRNAIQALQILASSPQSNPNLPMPGRGGSSGVLARSSSHPPDALCWNPPAKLVSQSTQTDWPTDLLEAWVRSDPHRVLRILGLDPELVLRPAPQQHQLAIMTPASPTPSPSSPPPPPYEPLSPLLGSPAQSPSQSPEISGGVNYPFERRRSGQQAQQGPPSCWDNTTAHAKAQHRFSAGDADRSSSLYQAFKALRRLPESRSLTFDPSDS
- the LOC100122376 gene encoding potassium voltage-gated channel subfamily H member 8 isoform X2, with protein sequence MPARKGLLAPQNTFLDTIATRFDGTHSNFVLGNAQVPTIYPIVYCSDGFCELTGFARAQIMQKGCACKFLYGPETKEEEKAMIDKSLESKTELKLEVVFYKKSGAPFDCLLDIVPIKNEKGDVVLFLASHKDITHTKSLQLCELYDSDANGNLDPEAPPANYGRRRSRAVLYQLSGHYKQDNKHNKHKIKLNNASKKVTLLSSSTTPLPEYKTTTLKKSQFILSHYGLFKTCWDWLLLIATLYVAVVVPYNASFINTDRPTMVSDVVVEVIFIIDIVLNFRTTYVSRKGEVVSNSKSIALNYIKSWFLIDLVAALPFDLLYASDVYSGEESGHSHIHLVKLTRLLRLARLLQKMDRYSQYSAIILTLLMLFFTLVAHWLACIWYVIAEKERMRHDKDWDLGWIHALADRLKMPDVTNVTHAESYITALYFTCSSLTSVGFGNVSANTTSEKVFSICTMLVGALMHAVVFGNVTAIIQRMYSRRSLYQTKWRDLKDFLVLHQIPDELKQRMQDYFQTMWSLNHGIDIHEVGMTLKEFPEELRGDVSMHLHREILSLPIFEAASQGCLKLLSLHIRSIFCAPGEFLIHKGDALSYIYYLCNGSMEVVQNEMVVAILGKGDLVGCDINVHLQHGSNGGGNVVSSSGGNDVIVKSSCDVKALTYCDLKCIHMQGLVDVLRLYPEYQHEFAHDIQHDLTYNLREGYEAEESEINGGPSLTLPSISEDDENVPEEGETSPLSPPNRSPLHASSSPRHAKFRDEYQGKRPPRGVLKGRSQLPPQESAEEHIRGSVERLDTQVLTLHQDVATLSYEVRNAIQALQILASSPQSNPNLPMPGRGGSSGVLARSSSHPPDALCWNPPAKLVSQSTQTDWPTDLLEAWVRSDPHRVLRILGLDPELVLRPAPQQHQLAIMTPASPTPSPSSPPPPPYEPLSPLLGSPAQSPSQSPEISGGVNYPFERRRSGQQAQQGPPSCWDNTTAHAKAQHRFSAGDADRSSSLYQAFKALRRLPESRSLTFDPSDS